The Fundidesulfovibrio terrae genomic sequence TCCGGCTGAATGGCGCAACCGTCTCGGCCAACCGCTGGATAATCGCCACCGGCTCCTCTCCGGCGATCCCGTCCATCACAGGCCTTCGCCACACGCCGCACCTGACGAACAAGAATCTTTTCGCTCTCGAATCCCTCCCCGAATCGCTGCTCATCCTGGGCGGCGGGGCCATCGCCGTGGAGATGGCCCAGGCGTTCCAGCGCCTGGGCAGCGCCGTGACCATCCTGCAACGGTCCTCACGCCTGCTCTCGAACGAAGATCCGGACATGGCCGATCTGGTCCAAAAGCGCCTCGAATCCGAGGGCGTCACGGTCATCACCGGGGCCAAGCCCCGCTTCGCCAGCGTGGCCTACGGCCTGCGCCACGTGGGCTATACGCTGGCCTCGGGGGAGGAGGGCGTGGCTTCGGCCAAGGCGCTGCTCGTGGCCATGGGCCGCTTGCCCAACGTCTACGGGCTGAAGCTGGAAAATGCCGGAGTGGCTTACACGGACAAGGGCGTCCCCACGGACGCGCGCCTGCGCACCACCTCGCCGGACATCTTCGCGGCCGGGGACGTGCTGGGCAAATGGCAGTTCACCCACGCGGCCGGGTACGAGGGAGGGGTGGCCCTGACCAACGCCGTGGCGCGGCTGCCGCGCAAGGCCGAGTACACCTTCATGCCCAAGGCCACCTATTGCGACCCGGAGCTGGCCTGCATGGGGCTCTCGGAATCCGCCGCCGCCAAGGCGGGCATCGCCGTCACCGTGCAGAGGGAGCGCTTCGAGGACAACGACCGCGCCCAGGCGGACGGCACGCCCGAGGGGCTCATCAAGCTCATCCTGGACCGCAGCGAGAAGGTGGCGGGGGTGCAGATACTGGGGGCGCGAGCCGGAGACCTTTTGTGCGAGTGGATCGCTGCCTTGTCAGGGGGAGTGAAACTCTCCTCGCTGGCCCAGGCGGTGCATCCGTATCCGACGCTTGGCGAAATCAACAAGCGGGTGGCCGGGGAGTTTCTCGCGCCCAAGGTTTTCGACGGGGTGGCCCCCAAGATTCTCAAGGTGGTGTTCGGGCTCAAGGGACGGGCCTGCGGGTAGCGCAGGCCCTGCGCTCCATCCTCGGCATCGATCGAAGCGAAGCTACGGGGGATTCCAAAGGGACACCGTCCCTTTGGCCGCCGGAGGCATCCTACTCTGCTGCTTTCTCCAACTCTTCCAGGTAATTCCTGCGCCTCTCCCCCAGTTCCTGCTTCAGGCGCGCCACGGTGGCCTCGTAGCCGCCGGGCCTGTGCGGCTTCAGGCACCTGGTGCAGTCCTTGATGCCATTGAGCATCGCGAAGTCCCCGCCGCAGTTCTCAAGAAAGTAGAGCGGGCAGTAGCAGAACAGGCAGTTGAAGTTGTCCGGGTCGATACCGGCGTGGCAGGGGAAGTAGCGGCAGGCCCGGTTCTGGTTGAAGGCGTGGGAGGGCTGGCACGGCGATTGCTTTTCCATCGTTGCAGACTCTCGACAAAGAGGTTTCCGTCATGGTGTTGACGCCGCAAAATATAGCCGCAGCCCTCACGGCGCGTCCGGAACTGAACCGGTTCGGGACCACCAGGCTGGCCCAGGACCAGGGATCGTTCAAGACGATGCTGACGAGCCAGCTTGGTGTAAGCCATCAGGTACTCGGCAGCAAGAGCAAGGACCCGCTTTCGGTGGTGACGGGAATGCCCTCCCGGGGGCCGGACGGCTCGCTCAACGTCAACATCCCGGCGCAGGTGTTTTCGGAAACAAAAGGACCGGTGTTCACTGAAACCAAGGGGAAGGCGGTCTCCAACGAGGTGCGCGGGGTGGTCAACCCCAACGCGCGCCATCCCGAGGACCTGGGCCACCTGCCCGGATCAGGCGCGAAAGCGGTCATGAGCGAGGCCTTCACCAAGGACGAGGAAAACCTTCTCCAGGCCGCGGCCGCGGCGGAATCGAAATTCTTGGCGGCCAAGCGCCGTTCCGGACAGGCCGGCAACGATGCGCAGTACGCCTCCACGGACAAGATGGGCGTCTTGTCGGCGGCCTACGAATCGCGCGGAGCCATCGACGCCATCGGCTACGACGGCCGGGGAGGCACGTCCTACGGGCTGTACCAGATCGCCTCGGGCGTGGGCACCATGGGGCGGTTCATGGACTACCTGGAAACCAAAGCCCCGGATATCGCCGTGCGCCTGTCCTCATCCGGCCCGGCCAACACGGGCGGCCGATCCGGTGCCATGGCCGGGGAATGGAAGCGCATAGCCCAAGAGTTTCCGAGGCGTTTCGAGGCGCTGCAGCACGAATTCATCCGCGACACCCATTACCAGCCCGCGCTCAAGTCCATCACCATGTCCACGGGCGACGACATGTCCAAGCGTTCCCAGGCCGTGCGCGAGGTGCTCTGGAGCACGGCGGTGCAGCACGGACCCAACGGCGCGGCGGAAATTTTCAGCCAGGCAGTGGAGAAGCTCCAGGCCAAGGGGCAGGACAAGTCCGACAAGGCCTTGATCGAAGAGGTCTACGCCGAGCGCATGACCCAGTTCGCCGGGCGCGGCAAGCTGCGCGTGGCCGTGTCCACGCGGCTCGCCGACGAGAAGCAGACGGCCCTTGCCATGCTGGGTGGGAAGACCGTGGGGTAGCGAAGCGAGAGAGGTAAAGGAAAGGTTGGAGGCGGGAAGAAGCCCCCGGCGGCCAAAGGGGATTGACTCGGGCCATCCGACCCTCGCCCTTCGGGCGCTGCTTCGCAGCGTCCAATTCTGCTTCATGCGGAAGTGTCGTTCCTTTGGAATCCTTGAGAGCTTCGCGTCGATCGATGCGGAAATGTTTCATAGCAGGATGCGCGCAACGCCGCGCACCCTGCCCTTTTGTTTCGTGAATAAGGAAAAGCGCACGCTTGCCAGCGCCGCGACCTGCGGCTATTTATCCCTCATACCGCTGAGAGGAGGAACGAGTGGCCGTACTGACCCGATCGATGGTGATGGTTGCCCTGGTGGTTCTTCTTGCCATCCCGTGCTTCGGCGCGTCTCCCAAGGCGATAACCAAGGGGTTCGCGACGGTGGCCTGGGGCGAGGACGTGGGCAAGCGCCAGGGGTTCATGAAACTCAGGACCACCGATGGCATCGACTACTTCGTGAACCTGCGCGAACGCTACGACATGAAGGGATACGGCAAGCCCACCGTGTTCTACGGCGAGGCCGGAGGCCGGCTCTACGCCGTGCACCTGCGCTTGGGCGACGCGGCGGGCTTCGACTCCCTGGCGGCCGAGCTGCGCAGACTCTACGGCAAGGGCAAGAAGGACGAGGGCGGCTCCCAGGAGAGCTGGAAGGTCGGCCCGGTCCGGGTGAAGCTCAAGAAGGAGGCCCCGGGCGGCATGAAGCTCTCCTTCTATTACCAGCCCGTGGCCGCCACATTGAGCGCCTCCCAGCTCGCCCAGGACCTGACGGCCGACGAACTGGCCAGGCTCCTGCCTTCGGGCGAAGCCCAGATGACGGACCCGGCCGGGGCCATGCCCGGGAAACAGGCCGAGTACGTGGGCATCGACGTACTCAAGTACCTGCGGCAGGGCAGCAAGCTCCTGAAGGTGGACATCCGCAAGTAGGGCGGCACGGAACTGCGCGATCGTGAATGACGAAGCGGACGCTCCCGCATGGGGCGCGTCCGCTTTTTGCGTCCGGAATCCGGAAAGAAGGGTCAGGGCTGCGCGGTTTTGACCACGCCGAGCTTGGCCAGGATTTCTCCCACCTTGGCCTGGACGTTCTGGGTGGCCTTGGCCACCATGGTCAGGTTGATGAGCGCCACGGCCTCGGCCTTGAAGTCCATTTTCGTCCACAGGCCGGAGACGGCGTGGGCCAGGGCGGGCTCGATGTTGGACATCCTCAGCGTTTCGGCCAGATCCTGGCCGGATTTGGCCTTGAAGAGGAGCCGGTCAGGGGAAGCAGGGTCCTCGTCGAAGAAGACTTTCTGGCGAATGCGGTTGAATCCCTTGCCGGCCAGAGCCTCCACGTCGCGTCGTGAGGCACGGTGCTGTTTGAAGCACTTCACCTGCACCTTGCCGCCTTCGTCCTCGATTTTGCCCGTCATCAGGCGGCACAGGGCGTATTCCAGCATGAGCGTGTGCGCCAGGGCCAGGGCGTCGGGATCGAAGGCGCCGGCCACCTGCAGGAGCTTCTCCTGTTCCTTGGCCGTGAAATTCTGCAGCGCCCGGCCCAGGTCCTCCCGGAGCACGCCCATGGCCAGCGCGGCCCCGGCGGCCATGGCCACGAGCTGCGCCTTGAGGAACTCCTTGCGGGCCGAAAGGCGCGCTGCCCTGCGCTCCGGCCCACGCTCGGAAGTGTCCGCGTCGGCTTCGGAGGCGTCGTCCTCCATGGGCTTGCCGTCCACGAAAACGTCCACGAAAGCGGACATGGCCGGGTCCATGGCCGCGACCGCCCCCAGCAGTTCGAAATCGTGCCTGGACGACTTGGGCGAGAGCATAGGCTTTTGCATGCCCGCGAGGATCTGGGCCACGGCGGCGGCCGCGCGCGAGGCCAGCGGGTCCTGGCGGCCGGCCTCGAAGGAAGCCTGGAGCCTGGTCTTGTCGATGGTCTTGTCCGTGCCGGGCATCTGTTCCAGGATGGCGTCCAGGGGGAAGCGCACTGCGATGAAAGCCCCTTCGCGGCTCATCTTGAAGTGCTGCTTCTCAAGCATCTCCGCATACGCCTTGTTGACGAACCCGAAGGCGAAGCGCTCGAGAAGCTCCTTCCAGTAGTGGTCGTTGGAGACCCCGGCGTGGCTCAGTTCGTCGATGTCGGAGAGGGCGGCCTCGCCGAAGCGCGCGAGGATCACGTCGTTGAATTCGTCCCGCACCACTCCCGAGAGGATGATGTAGCCCTGGAGGCATTTGGCCAGCAGGGCCTCCATGTTGGAAAGCTGGTCGAGCAGGGTGGCGGTCTGGTCCTTGGCCCCGGTGCGCTGGGCCACCTCGTACTGGTTGAGGGCCGCCAGGAACTGGCTCATCCAGTCCTGGTAGTGCGCGTGGGCAGGATAGGGCTGGCTGAGCGAGGACACCACGTTCACCAATGCCTGCTGGTCTCCCTCGGGCACGGGGGCTTCGGCGATCCTGTCGCGGTTGGCCAGGAGTACGGACAACAGAATCTCGCGCTCCATCACCTCACGCCGGGCCGAAGTCTCCTTGAGGCGGCGCAAAACGGGCAGGTAGGTGTCGATGCGCGCGGTGGCGTCGTCTTGGCTCATGTCACGTTCCCCGATGAATTCTGTCGGAACGAACATATCCCATATTTATCAGGAAAAAAAGGGCGTCAGGGCTTGAGTTTGCGTTCGGGGAGGATGCGCGCCAGGGCCAGGGCGACTCCGGCCAGGGCCAGGGCCGCCGCGCAGGTGAGGGCTGCGTCGAACCCTGCGTTGAAGCTGGCGATCTCCCCCGCGCCCGCGGCCAGGGCCTTGTTCCTGAAAGCCTCGTACACGGCCGTGGACACCGCGATGCCGCTGGTCATGCCCAGGTTTCGCACCAGGGCCATGAGCGCGCCCGCCACGCCGCTCTTGGCGCGCGGGGCGCTGCCCAGCACGGCATTGTTGTTGGGAGAGAGGAATATTCCGAACCCCAGGCCCAGCACGGCTTGGTTCAGGCAGAAGCGGACGATGCCGGAATCGGCGGTGAGCAGCGTCTGGGAGTAGAGCCCGGCCGCGGCCAGACCCATGCCGATCCCCGTCAGGATGGCCGGGCGCACCTTTTCCGAGGCCAGCCCGGACAGCGGGGCCGCGAAGGCCATGGTCAGGGGCATCACCGCCATGATGAGCCCGGCCGTGTGCGAGCTGAGCCCTGCCACGCGGATGAGGAAGAACGGCAACATCACCGCGTTGGTCAGGAGGGCCATGAAGGACAGCAGGGAGGCCAGGTTGCCCAGGGCCAAGTCGCGGATGCGGAAGAGCGTCAGGTCCACCACGGGATGGGCGATGCTGGCCTGGCGGCGCAGGAAGAGCCACAGCGCGGCGAAGGCCGTGAGGGAGCAGGCGATGATTCCGGGCGAGGTCCAGCCCCAGCGGCCGCCGTGGGTGATGGCCGTCAGCAGGAAGATGATGCCCACCGCGTATGTGGCGGCCCCGGACAGGTCGAAGCTGCCCGAGGGGGCCTTGCGGTCGTCGGGCAGCACGACGTGCGCCAGGATCATGCCCAGGATGCCGATGGGCACGTTGACGTAAAAGATGGATTGCCAGCCGAGCCACCCCACCAGGAGTCCTCCCAGGGCAGGTCCGGCCAGGGAGCCCAGGGACACCACCATGCCGATCATGCCCAGGGCGCGGCCCCGCTTGGACCCTGGGAAGCTCATGATCACGATGGCCGGCCCGTTGGCCATGAGAAGAGCCGCCCCCACGGCCTGCACGGCCCGGCCGGCGATGAGCCACCACAATCCGGGCGCAGCCCCGCACAGCACCGACGACAGGGTGAAGATGAGAAAGC encodes the following:
- a CDS encoding dihydrolipoyl dehydrogenase family protein — its product is MASYDYDLGVIGGGAAGLTAAAGGARLGAKVLLVEKEPALGGDCLHCGCVPSKTLIASAKLRHRMLRASDWGLPPMELPPVDFSKVAGRIRSVIAHIQRHDSPERFCSLGAKVEFGSPEFIDEHSIRLNGATVSANRWIIATGSSPAIPSITGLRHTPHLTNKNLFALESLPESLLILGGGAIAVEMAQAFQRLGSAVTILQRSSRLLSNEDPDMADLVQKRLESEGVTVITGAKPRFASVAYGLRHVGYTLASGEEGVASAKALLVAMGRLPNVYGLKLENAGVAYTDKGVPTDARLRTTSPDIFAAGDVLGKWQFTHAAGYEGGVALTNAVARLPRKAEYTFMPKATYCDPELACMGLSESAAAKAGIAVTVQRERFEDNDRAQADGTPEGLIKLILDRSEKVAGVQILGARAGDLLCEWIAALSGGVKLSSLAQAVHPYPTLGEINKRVAGEFLAPKVFDGVAPKILKVVFGLKGRACG
- a CDS encoding DHA2 family efflux MFS transporter permease subunit; protein product: MHENQPQNPFAARPWACLGVSATGTFMATLDGGIVNVALPSIATRFGVDLPFAQWVITIYLLTIACLLPAFGRLGDMSGRKSKYTLGFLIFTLSSVLCGAAPGLWWLIAGRAVQAVGAALLMANGPAIVIMSFPGSKRGRALGMIGMVVSLGSLAGPALGGLLVGWLGWQSIFYVNVPIGILGMILAHVVLPDDRKAPSGSFDLSGAATYAVGIIFLLTAITHGGRWGWTSPGIIACSLTAFAALWLFLRRQASIAHPVVDLTLFRIRDLALGNLASLLSFMALLTNAVMLPFFLIRVAGLSSHTAGLIMAVMPLTMAFAAPLSGLASEKVRPAILTGIGMGLAAAGLYSQTLLTADSGIVRFCLNQAVLGLGFGIFLSPNNNAVLGSAPRAKSGVAGALMALVRNLGMTSGIAVSTAVYEAFRNKALAAGAGEIASFNAGFDAALTCAAALALAGVALALARILPERKLKP
- a CDS encoding cysteine-rich small domain-containing protein, with protein sequence MEKQSPCQPSHAFNQNRACRYFPCHAGIDPDNFNCLFCYCPLYFLENCGGDFAMLNGIKDCTRCLKPHRPGGYEATVARLKQELGERRRNYLEELEKAAE